From Rutidosis leptorrhynchoides isolate AG116_Rl617_1_P2 chromosome 3, CSIRO_AGI_Rlap_v1, whole genome shotgun sequence, a single genomic window includes:
- the LOC139902617 gene encoding probable LRR receptor-like serine/threonine-protein kinase RKF3, whose product MSINFIILFLAASLPISTGQNGSVSCPLNFNVIRPLVGSNRPKLDIPFACRYARLGLQLVESDYLRRTNLFVPPPNTAESCWTAYQNLADDFFSSFDLRQNCGYQTDWIGSSGCMNITNRNQFENLIPKTSLNDVVRACNQSLSGSACSSCTLVLSSIQAVYLNGSSYGNLTDCRSFPFIYAAAFANQLGPTDRDTAVCLFSLDLDFTKSKNKHRTIIIAIASVIGAISLLAIAVGFWFYRSKKFAKIRRRRRNRRNESNTVSALDSITGSTTLVKFTIQDIKEATRNFARENIIGRGGYGNVYKGVLPDDSEVALKRFKNCSAAGDASFTHEVEVIASVRHVNLVALRGYCIATTPFEGYQRIIVTDLVKNGSLHDHLFGGYSSRGHLSWPIRRKIALGTARGLAYLHHGAQPAIIHRDIKASNILLDESFEAKVADFGLAKFAPEGATHLSTRVAGTMGYVAPEYALYGQLTERSDVYSFGVVLLELLSGKKALLEVENGKPVLLADWAWSMVRKGTPLEVIDSSMSECGPPEIMEKFVLAAVLSSHPQLYARPTMDQVLIMFDTDVPVPSIPERPIPLIAGLEDIEKSISSSGSGHLATPRGYQAYSTFEMDAQMMTNEEENEEEVENEVVEDEKARLSGSR is encoded by the coding sequence ATGTCAATCAACTTCATCATCCTCTTTCTCGCCGCCTCACTTCCTATCTCCACCGGCCAAAACGGCAGCGTTTCATGTCCGTTGAACTTTAACGTTATCCGTCCACTCGTCGGTTCCAACCGTCCCAAACTCGATATTCCGTTTGCTTGCCGTTACGCGCGGTTAGGTTTACAGTTAGTCGAATCTGATTATCTCCGTCGAACAAACTTATTCGTTCCGCCGCCAAACACTGCTGAATCATGCTGGACGGCGTACCAAAACCTCGCCGACGACTTTTTCAGTAGCTTTGACCTCCGTCAAAACTGCGGTTATCAAACCGACTGGATCGGTTCTTCCGGCTGTATGAATATAACAAACCGTAATCAATTCGAAAACCTAATTCCAAAAACGTCGTTGAACGACGTCGTTAGAGCTTGTAATCAATCGTTATCTGGCTCAGCATGTTCGTCATGTACTCTTGTTCTTTCTTCAATTCAGGCCGTTTATTTAAACGGATCATCTTACGGAAACTTAACGGATTGCAGATCGTTTCCGTTTATTTACGCTGCTGCGTTTGCTAATCAATTAGGACCAACAGATAGAGATACTGCCGTTTGTTTATTTTCACTCGATCTCGATTTCACGAAATCGAAAAATAAGCATCGAACGATTATAATCGCAATCGCTTCTGTTATCGGGGCGATTAGTTTACTTGCAATTGCAGTAGGATTCTGGTTTTACAGAAGCAAAAAATTCGCAAAAATACGACGGAGAAGACGAAATCGACGAAATGAATCGAATACTGTATCAGCTTTGGATTCAATTACCGGAAGTACAACTTTAGTGAAGTTTACAATTCAAGATATCAAAGAAGCTACTCGAAATTTTGCTAGAGAGAACATAATTGGTAGAGGAGGTTATGGAAATGTGTACAAAGGTGTGTTACCTGACGATTCGGAAGTCGCGTTGAAACGGTTCAAGAATTGTTCAGCTGCTGGTGATGCGAGTTTTACGCACGAAGTTGAAGTAATCGCGAGTGTAAGACATGTTAATTTGGTCGCATTGAGAGGGTATTGTATTGCAACAACACCGTTTGAAGGTTATCAAAGGATTATTGTGACGGATTTGGTTAAAAATGGTAGTTTACATGATCATTTGTTCGGTGGGTATTCGAGCCGTGGACATCTTAGTTGGCCGATTCGTAGGAAGATCGCGTTAGGTACGGCTCGAGGGTTGGCGTATTTGCACCATGGAGCGCAACCGGCTATTATTCATAGAGATATCAAAGCGAGTAATATTCTTTTGGATGAGAGTTTCGAGGCTAAAGTGGCGGATTTTGGGTTGGCTAAGTTTGCGCCCGAAGGTGCGACTCATTTGAGTACTAGGGTTGCGGGTACGATGGGGTATGTGGCCCCGGAGTACGCGTTATATGGTCAATTGACTGAAAGGAGTGACGTTTATAGTTTTGGAGTTGTGCTTTTAGAGCTTTTAAGTGGGAAAAAGGCTCTTTTAGAAGTTGAGAATGGTAAACCGGTTCTTTTAGCGGATTGGGCTTGGTCAATGGTGCGAAAAGGTACGCCATTAGAGGTTATAGACTCTAGCATGTCGGAATGTGGTCCACCGGAGATCATGGAGAAGTTTGTATTGGCTGCGGTTCTCTCATCTCATCCGCAACTATACGCTAGGCCTACGATGGATCAAGTGTTGATAATGTTCGATACGGATGTACCCGTTCCTTCAATACCCGAAAGGCCCATACCACTTATAGCGGGACTCGAGGATATAGAGAAATCCATTAGTAGTAGCGGGTCGGGTCATTTGGCTACACCTAGAGGTTATCAAGCTTATTCTACGTTTGAGATGGACGCTCAGATGATGACGAACGAAGAGGAGAATGAGGAGGAAGTGGAAAACGAGGTGGTAGAAGATGAAAAAGCCCGTCTTTCGGGGAGCAGATAA
- the LOC139902618 gene encoding sugar transporter ERD6-like 7, translating to MTKPLLNLSDKRFGIKHHDNKTQLESSVAFICLLFFFSFETDIAKTEIMAQEDMQTPLLVQSIHEKSESKENNFMVYLSTFVAVCGSFAFGSCAGYSSPTQSAITEDINLSIAEYSLFGSLLTFGAMIGAITSGPIADLVGRKGALRVSSAFCSAGWLAIYFAEGPMALDIGRLATGYGMGVFSYVVPVFIAEIAPKNLRGLLTAANQLMITAAVSLSFVIGTLMSWRNLSLIGLAPCIVLITGLFFIPESPRWLAKNGDHKEFHLALRKLRGNDANISEEAAEIQDYIETLEKLPKTKLFDLFQKRYSRSVIIGVGLMVCQQFGGINGICFYTSSIFESAGFPADVGTIIYALLQIVITALNVLIVDKAGRKPLLLISATGLVLGCLLTALSFFLKTYEIGVSAVPALAVTGILLYIGSFSAGMGAIPWVIMSEIFPINIKGVAGSLATLVNWFGAWAISYTFNFLLTWSSYGTFIIYAAINGGAIVFIIMMVPETKGRTLEEIQADING from the exons ATGACAAAGCCTCTGCTAAATTTGAGTGATAAAAGATTTGGGATCAAGCATCACGACAATAAAACACAACTGGAG AGCTCAGTAGCTTTCATTTGCttactttttttcttttcttttgaaaCTGATATTGCGAAGACCGAAATCATGGCCCAAGAAGATATGCAAACTCCACTTCTTGTTCAATCTATCCATGAAAAATCCGAAAGTAAAGAGAACAACTTCATGGTTTATCTCAGCACATTTGTCGCTGTTTGTGGCTCTTTTGCGTTTGGATCATGC GCAGGTTACTCTTCACCTACACAATCAGCCATCACAGAAGATATCAATCTGTCAATAGCTGAG TATTCAttgtttgggtcattgttgaccttCGGTGCCATGATCGGGGCGATCACGAGTGGACCAATTGCTGATCTTGTTGGTCGCAAAGGG GCTTTAAGAGTGTCAAGTGCTTTCTGTTCAGCTGGTTGGCTAGCGATTTACTTTGCAGAG GGACCTATGGCGCTAGATATTGGAAGACTAGCAACGGGATACGGTATGGGAGTGTTTTCGTATGTTGTACCTGTGTTTATAGCAGAAATCGCACCGAAAAATCTACGAGGATTATTGACAGCAGCAAATCAG CTAATGATCACTGCAGCAGTCTCACTTTCGTTTGTGATCGGGACACTGATGTCATGGAGGAACTTATCGTTAATAG GATTGGCTCCATGCATTGTTTTGATAACGGGCTTGTTTTTCATACCGGAGTCTCCTAGATGGCTG GCTAAGAATGGGGACCATAAAGAGTTTCATCTTGCTCTTAGGAAACTTCGAGGTAACGATGCCAATATCTCTGAAGAGGCTGCTGAAATCCAG GATTACATTGAAACATTAGAAAAGCTCCCAAAAACCAAACTATTTGATCTGTTTCAGAAAAGATACTCGCGATCCGTCATT ATAGGAGTTGGGCTTATGGTTTGTCAACAATTTGGAGGAATCAATGGTATCTGTTTCTACACGAGTAGTATTTTCGAGTCTGCAGGGTTTCCTGCTGACGTTGGAACAATAATCTACGCATTGTTACAGATTGTGATTACTGCGTTAAACGTACTCATTGTAGACAAAGCTGGCAGGAAACCACTTTTACTG ATTTCAGCGACAGGATTGGTTCTGGGATGTCTACTTACAGCACTTTCGTTCTTCTTAAAG ACTTATGAAATTGGAGTATCAGCAGTACCTGCACTTGCTGTAACTGGCATACTG ttatatataggcTCGTTTTCAGCTGGAATGGGAGCAATTCCATGGGTTATAATGTCCGAG ATTTTTCCGATTAATATAAAAGGAGTGGCTGGTAGCCTCGCGACTTTGGTTAACTGGTTTGGTGCTTGGGCGATTTCATACACTTTTAATTTTCTTTTGACTTGGAGTTCATATG GTACCTTCATAATATACGCAGCGATAAATGGGGGTGCAATTGTGTTTATAATAATGATGGTGCCCGAAACTAAAGGAAGAACACTAGAAGAGATACAAGCAGACATTAATGGCTAG